One Vibrio neonatus genomic window carries:
- a CDS encoding DUF1244 domain-containing protein: MTRRGTLTQAKHLQLSQQEQEQLDAAVFRRLLAHLDNNKDVQNIDLMILAGFCRNCFSKWYTAEAKDKGLDLDIDDARLRVYGMTYDEWKQNHQLPATPEQLAAFETKNKK; the protein is encoded by the coding sequence ATGACAAGGAGAGGGACATTGACTCAAGCTAAGCACCTGCAATTATCACAACAAGAGCAAGAACAACTGGATGCGGCGGTATTTCGCCGTTTACTGGCGCATTTAGACAATAATAAAGATGTGCAAAATATCGATTTAATGATTTTGGCGGGGTTTTGCCGTAACTGCTTTAGCAAGTGGTACACCGCAGAAGCCAAAGATAAGGGGCTAGATTTAGACATAGATGATGCTCGTTTGCGAGTTTATGGCATGACGTACGATGAGTGGAAGCAAAATCATCAACTGCCTGCGACGCCGGAGCAATTGGCGGCTTTTGAGACAAAGAATAAGAAATAA
- a CDS encoding efflux RND transporter periplasmic adaptor subunit translates to MNMKKNSQPFSKKLSPTAVLLIGALFCAPSFANKPPKAPTHVAVTTQAVGVHHISQTLSLVGKLQASQSVIIAPEVSGTIERIAVRTNQSVKKGQVLVELSKDKSKATVAEAQAYLNDEQRKLNEFERLRKSAAITLTEIEGQKASVDIAKARLNAAKAELNERTLTAPFSGHIGFVDFSLGKFVNSGTELLTLDNTSKMELDLQVPENYLPMLRTGMAVSAISSAWGDEVFTGSLQGIDSRVNPDTLNLRVRINLDNNHQKLKPGMLVKATMKFPEIEAAIIPVQALQYLGTKRFVYVVGKDNRAERREVFLGTRVENEVVIEKGLNLGETIVVQGVVNMRDGVEVKDVNAKDANDKKSSKPKDGKAKGAKKSSEVGK, encoded by the coding sequence ATGAACATGAAAAAAAACTCCCAGCCATTCTCAAAAAAACTTTCTCCAACAGCTGTTCTTTTAATTGGAGCTTTATTTTGCGCACCATCTTTTGCAAATAAACCTCCTAAAGCACCGACTCACGTTGCAGTAACAACTCAAGCCGTGGGTGTTCATCATATTTCACAAACCTTATCCTTAGTGGGTAAACTTCAAGCATCTCAATCGGTCATTATTGCACCTGAAGTCAGTGGTACTATTGAGCGTATTGCGGTAAGAACGAATCAAAGCGTCAAAAAAGGCCAAGTCTTAGTTGAACTGAGCAAGGATAAAAGCAAAGCTACTGTTGCTGAAGCGCAAGCTTACTTAAATGACGAACAACGTAAACTTAACGAGTTTGAACGCTTAAGAAAGAGTGCGGCAATTACCTTGACTGAAATTGAAGGTCAAAAAGCCAGTGTTGATATTGCCAAGGCAAGATTAAACGCCGCCAAGGCAGAGCTTAACGAACGCACACTTACCGCCCCATTTTCTGGCCACATTGGCTTTGTAGATTTCAGTTTAGGTAAGTTCGTCAATTCTGGTACAGAACTTTTAACCTTAGATAACACTTCAAAAATGGAACTGGACTTACAGGTTCCTGAAAACTATTTACCTATGTTACGCACTGGTATGGCTGTTTCTGCTATTTCTAGTGCTTGGGGAGACGAAGTCTTTACCGGCAGTTTGCAGGGCATCGATTCTCGAGTAAACCCTGACACGCTAAACCTGCGTGTGCGTATCAACCTTGATAACAATCACCAAAAACTAAAACCGGGCATGTTGGTGAAAGCCACCATGAAGTTCCCAGAAATTGAAGCGGCTATCATTCCGGTACAAGCATTGCAGTACCTAGGTACGAAGCGTTTTGTTTATGTTGTCGGAAAAGACAACCGTGCAGAGCGTCGTGAAGTGTTCTTAGGCACTCGTGTAGAAAATGAAGTGGTGATTGAAAAAGGCTTAAACCTTGGCGAAACCATTGTAGTACAAGGTGTTGTCAATATGCGTGATGGCGTCGAAGTAAAAGATGTAAACGCAAAAGATGCCAATGATAAAAAAAGTAGCAAGCCTAAAGATGGCAAAGCAAAAGGCGCAAAAAAGAGCAGCGAGGTAGGTAAATAA
- a CDS encoding DNA-3-methyladenine glycosylase family protein, translated as MIIQPDNFQPITNEPNVLEPNVIELGYKGALDWQYMLEFYQRRAISHLEQIDNHQYTRHAQIDKMPIWFRLSQKHPQSLTLEYQLSSDSQLNPLINAVRRMFDLDSDLEAIEKHLHALAPTLIKRTGIRIPGVWSTWEAGVRAVLGQQISVTAAINHLNHFTKQLTNHQHFPSPQHVATADLSFLKMPQRRKETLNRLAEFIIESPQAHPSQWLAIKGIGPWTIQYVQLRGLSEKNCFLSNDLVVNKALAKFPHLTADNVSPYGSYATFHLWNQ; from the coding sequence GTGATCATCCAGCCTGATAACTTTCAACCGATTACTAATGAACCTAATGTTTTGGAGCCGAATGTTATAGAGCTTGGCTATAAAGGCGCGCTAGATTGGCAATACATGCTGGAATTTTATCAGCGGCGCGCCATTTCGCATCTAGAGCAAATAGATAACCACCAATACACGCGACATGCGCAAATAGACAAGATGCCGATATGGTTTCGGCTATCACAAAAGCATCCTCAATCCCTTACCCTAGAGTATCAATTAAGTAGTGATTCGCAGCTTAACCCACTCATTAATGCAGTGCGCAGAATGTTTGATCTCGACTCAGACTTAGAGGCGATAGAAAAGCACCTTCACGCCCTAGCACCCACATTAATCAAACGCACCGGCATTCGCATTCCCGGAGTATGGAGCACTTGGGAAGCAGGCGTACGCGCCGTGCTAGGACAGCAAATATCAGTGACAGCGGCAATTAATCATTTAAATCACTTCACCAAGCAATTAACCAACCACCAGCACTTTCCCAGCCCACAACACGTCGCCACAGCCGATCTTTCCTTCTTAAAAATGCCCCAGCGACGTAAAGAAACACTAAACAGACTGGCAGAATTTATTATTGAATCCCCGCAAGCACACCCAAGCCAATGGCTTGCCATCAAAGGTATCGGCCCTTGGACAATTCAATACGTGCAATTAAGAGGTCTATCAGAAAAGAACTGCTTTTTAAGCAATGATTTAGTAGTTAACAAAGCACTGGCTAAATTTCCCCACCTCACCGCTGACAATGTTAGCCCCTATGGAAGTTACGCGACTTTTCATTTGTGGAATCAATAA
- the oppF gene encoding murein tripeptide/oligopeptide ABC transporter ATP binding protein OppF, with protein MNDKNLLLDVKSLKVHFQIASKSAWPWSKPTPLKAVDGVNVRLYEGETLGVVGESGCGKSTFARAIVGLVEATEGDIVWLGQDLTKMHEVQRRETRKDIQMIFQDPLASLNPRMTVGDIIAEPLQTFYPKLSKDEVKQEVKKMMDRVGLLPNVINRYPHEFSGGQCQRIGIARALILKPKMIICDEPVSALDVSIQAQVVNLLKELQKEFGLSLVFIAHDLSVVKHISDRVLVMYLGNAVELGESDKLFAHPKHPYTRALMSAVPIPDPKLERAKKIEMLEGDLPSPMNPPSGCVFRTRCPVATEACAKEKPTLEGDDIHAVSCFHSY; from the coding sequence ATGAATGATAAAAATTTACTACTGGATGTGAAATCACTAAAGGTTCATTTTCAGATTGCGTCTAAATCGGCTTGGCCTTGGAGCAAACCGACACCACTTAAAGCGGTAGACGGCGTTAATGTTCGCCTTTACGAAGGGGAAACTCTGGGCGTGGTTGGTGAGTCTGGTTGTGGTAAGTCTACTTTTGCTCGCGCGATTGTGGGTTTAGTGGAAGCCACAGAAGGCGATATTGTTTGGCTTGGTCAAGACCTGACTAAGATGCACGAAGTGCAGCGCCGTGAAACGCGCAAAGACATCCAAATGATCTTCCAAGACCCGCTAGCATCACTTAACCCGCGTATGACCGTAGGGGATATCATTGCTGAGCCATTGCAAACCTTCTATCCAAAGCTAAGCAAGGATGAAGTGAAGCAAGAAGTGAAAAAGATGATGGACAGAGTGGGCTTGTTGCCTAACGTTATTAACCGTTATCCGCACGAGTTCTCTGGCGGTCAGTGTCAACGTATCGGTATTGCCCGTGCCTTGATTCTAAAGCCTAAGATGATCATTTGTGATGAACCTGTATCGGCGTTAGACGTATCGATTCAGGCGCAGGTAGTTAACCTTCTTAAAGAGCTACAAAAAGAATTTGGTTTAAGCTTAGTGTTTATTGCGCACGATTTGTCAGTGGTTAAACACATTTCAGATCGCGTATTGGTAATGTATTTAGGCAATGCGGTAGAGCTTGGCGAGTCAGACAAACTGTTTGCTCATCCTAAACACCCATACACTCGCGCTTTAATGTCAGCAGTGCCAATTCCTGATCCTAAGCTTGAGCGCGCGAAGAAGATTGAGATGCTAGAAGGTGATTTACCGTCACCAATGAATCCGCCTTCTGGTTGTGTATTTAGAACGCGTTGTCCGGTAGCAACCGAAGCGTGTGCTAAAGAAAAACCGACCCTTGAAGGGGATGATATCCACGCGGTTTCTTGTTTTCACTCCTATTAA
- a CDS encoding glutathione S-transferase family protein codes for MGKLVEGKWQDIWYDTKASRGKFVREDAGFRNWVQNAEDAPFKPESGRYHLYVSLACPWAHRTLIFRAIKGLEEHISASIVSPDMLSEGWEFDVPDPLYGFDKLHQIYTKAKSDYTGRVTVPVLWDKQQHTIVSNESSEIIRMFNSEFNALTGNTLDFYPQALRQQIDEWNDYIYPNINNGVYRCGFATTQQAYVEAYDALFAALDKIDEHLATHRYLTGSQLTEADWRLFTTLVRFDAVYVGHFKCNKKRISDYRRLQGYLKELYQVSGVAKTTNIAEIKRHYYFSHTGINPTQVIPQGPDLDFESEHNRDLV; via the coding sequence ATGGGTAAGTTAGTCGAAGGAAAATGGCAGGACATCTGGTACGACACTAAAGCAAGCCGTGGGAAATTTGTACGCGAAGATGCGGGGTTTCGTAATTGGGTACAAAATGCTGAGGATGCGCCTTTCAAGCCAGAATCAGGTCGATACCATTTATACGTCTCCTTAGCTTGTCCTTGGGCGCACAGAACATTGATCTTTCGAGCCATAAAAGGGTTAGAAGAGCACATATCAGCCAGTATTGTCAGCCCAGATATGCTCAGTGAGGGCTGGGAGTTTGATGTGCCTGATCCTCTGTATGGTTTTGATAAACTTCATCAAATTTACACCAAAGCCAAATCTGATTATACAGGTCGTGTGACCGTCCCTGTGTTGTGGGATAAACAGCAACACACCATCGTTAGCAACGAATCCTCTGAAATTATCCGTATGTTTAACAGTGAATTTAATGCGCTGACAGGCAATACACTGGATTTTTATCCTCAAGCATTACGCCAACAAATAGATGAGTGGAATGACTACATCTATCCCAATATCAACAATGGGGTCTATCGCTGCGGCTTTGCCACCACGCAACAAGCGTATGTTGAAGCTTATGACGCATTATTTGCCGCATTAGATAAAATTGATGAGCATCTCGCTACGCATCGTTATTTAACCGGCAGTCAACTCACCGAAGCCGATTGGCGTTTGTTTACCACATTGGTGCGCTTTGATGCGGTGTATGTGGGGCACTTTAAGTGCAATAAAAAACGCATTAGCGATTACCGCCGCCTGCAAGGTTATTTAAAAGAGTTGTATCAAGTGAGTGGGGTGGCAAAAACCACCAATATTGCCGAGATCAAGCGTCACTATTACTTCAGCCATACTGGCATAAACCCAACTCAAGTGATACCGCAAGGGCCAGATCTAGATTTTGAATCCGAGCATAACCGAGATTTGGTTTAG
- a CDS encoding multidrug efflux RND transporter permease subunit, whose amino-acid sequence MLLSDISVKRPVAAVVLSLLLCVFGIVSFSKLSVREMPDIESSVVSISTRYEGASATIIENQVTSVIEDQLAGISGIDEITSTTRNSISRISVTFDLGYDLNTGVSDVRDAVARAANRLPDEADSPTVYKNNGSGEASMYVNLSSDYLDRTELTDYVDRVLLDRFSLLSGVSSVDVSGGLYKVMYVKLKPTLMAGRGVTTADITAALKAENIESPGGEVRNDAIVMSVRTDRTYNNEKDFNYLVVRNAADGTPIYLKDVADVYLGAKNEDSTFRSDGVVNVSLGIIPQSDANPLDVATAVHKQVADIQQFLPKGTRLAVDYDSTVFIDRSISEVYNTLYITGGLVILVLYIFIGQARATLIPAVTVPVSLISSFIAAYYFGFSINLITLMALILSIGLVVDDAIVVVENIFHHIERGETPLLAAYKGTREVGFAVIATTLVLVMVFLPISFMDGMVGLLFTEFSVLLAMSVLFSSLIALTLTPVLGSKILKANVKQNRFNKGVECLFGKLERLYRRLLAVALRFKWVAPIVIVSCFAGSYYLMKSVPAQLTPQEDRGVLFAFARGADATSYNRMAVNMDVIESRLKPLLGKGLLKSFSIQSPAFGGNAGDQTGFVIMILEDWADRDLSAGQALGVIRKTLADIPDVKVFPMLPGFRGRSSEPVQFVLGGSDYKELEKWADVLKNEADASPFMDGASTDYSEKTPELVLSIDKERAAELGIKQSDISDTLEVMLGGKSETTYVDKGQEYDVYLRGDENSFNSSADLSQIYLRTAKGDLVTLDSVTKVNEVASAIRLSHYNKQKSITVKANLVEGATLSDALDYLDQKAIEVLPSDISVYYSGESKDFKENQSSIVMVFGLALLVAYLVLAAQFESFINPLVVMFTVPMGIFGGFLGLVIMSQGLNVYSQIGMIMLIGMVTKNGILIVEFANQLRDRGVEFEQAIIDAAARRLRPIMMTAFTTLAGSIPLIFSTGAGYESRVAVGTVIFFGMAFASLVTLFVIPAMYRLLSFNTKAPGHVEELLNQAIDQDTKGRISH is encoded by the coding sequence ATGCTGTTATCTGATATTTCAGTTAAACGTCCCGTTGCGGCCGTTGTACTGAGCTTATTACTGTGCGTGTTTGGCATAGTGTCATTTTCCAAGCTTTCCGTGCGTGAAATGCCGGATATTGAAAGCTCAGTAGTATCAATTAGTACCCGCTATGAAGGGGCATCGGCCACCATCATTGAAAACCAAGTCACGTCAGTGATTGAAGATCAGTTAGCGGGTATTAGTGGTATAGATGAAATCACCTCTACCACACGTAACAGTATTTCTCGTATATCTGTTACCTTCGATCTTGGTTACGACTTGAATACCGGCGTGAGTGATGTGCGTGATGCGGTCGCTCGTGCAGCCAACCGCCTGCCTGATGAAGCGGACTCCCCAACGGTGTATAAAAATAACGGCAGTGGCGAAGCGTCAATGTACGTTAACTTGAGTTCTGACTATCTAGATAGAACTGAGCTGACCGATTATGTAGACCGAGTGCTACTTGACCGCTTTAGTCTATTGTCTGGGGTAAGCTCAGTCGATGTATCGGGCGGCCTATATAAGGTAATGTACGTTAAGCTCAAACCTACTTTAATGGCAGGTAGAGGCGTAACAACGGCTGACATTACCGCGGCATTAAAAGCGGAAAACATCGAAAGCCCAGGTGGTGAAGTGCGAAATGACGCCATTGTGATGTCAGTGCGCACCGATCGTACCTACAACAACGAAAAAGATTTTAACTATTTAGTGGTGAGAAACGCCGCTGACGGTACGCCTATCTATCTAAAAGATGTGGCAGACGTTTATCTCGGTGCTAAAAACGAAGATTCAACCTTTAGAAGTGATGGTGTGGTTAACGTCAGCTTAGGCATTATTCCTCAGTCTGATGCAAACCCACTCGATGTAGCTACAGCGGTTCATAAACAAGTCGCGGATATTCAGCAGTTTTTGCCAAAAGGCACTCGCCTAGCGGTTGATTATGATTCAACGGTATTTATCGACCGTTCTATTTCTGAGGTTTACAACACCCTTTATATTACTGGCGGCCTTGTGATCTTAGTGCTCTATATCTTTATAGGGCAGGCGAGAGCAACCTTGATACCGGCAGTAACGGTACCTGTGTCGTTGATTTCGTCCTTTATTGCCGCTTATTACTTTGGCTTTAGTATCAACCTGATCACCTTAATGGCGTTGATCCTTTCCATTGGTCTGGTGGTCGATGACGCCATTGTGGTGGTGGAGAACATTTTCCACCATATCGAACGTGGCGAAACGCCATTATTAGCCGCTTATAAAGGGACGCGCGAAGTAGGGTTTGCGGTTATTGCGACCACATTGGTGTTGGTGATGGTATTTCTGCCGATTTCCTTTATGGATGGCATGGTAGGTTTGCTGTTTACTGAGTTTTCCGTATTGCTGGCAATGTCCGTGTTGTTCTCATCACTCATCGCTTTGACTTTAACCCCAGTATTGGGCAGTAAAATCTTAAAAGCGAACGTAAAACAAAACCGTTTTAACAAAGGTGTTGAGTGTTTATTTGGTAAGTTAGAACGCTTATATCGTCGCTTGTTGGCGGTTGCCCTAAGATTTAAATGGGTGGCACCTATCGTTATTGTGAGCTGTTTTGCAGGCTCCTATTATTTGATGAAATCGGTACCGGCGCAGCTTACGCCACAAGAAGACCGCGGCGTATTATTTGCCTTTGCAAGAGGCGCAGATGCCACCAGTTATAACCGCATGGCGGTGAACATGGATGTCATCGAATCACGCTTGAAGCCGCTGCTTGGTAAAGGGTTATTAAAATCCTTCTCTATCCAGTCTCCGGCATTTGGCGGTAACGCTGGTGACCAGACTGGCTTTGTTATCATGATCTTAGAAGATTGGGCAGACCGTGATTTATCTGCAGGGCAAGCGTTGGGCGTTATTCGTAAAACATTAGCGGATATACCCGATGTAAAAGTATTCCCTATGTTACCCGGCTTTAGAGGTCGCTCGAGTGAACCTGTGCAGTTTGTGCTTGGCGGCTCCGACTATAAAGAGCTAGAAAAGTGGGCGGACGTTCTTAAAAACGAAGCCGATGCTAGCCCGTTTATGGATGGCGCAAGTACCGATTATTCAGAGAAAACACCGGAACTGGTGCTGTCTATTGATAAAGAGCGCGCCGCAGAATTGGGCATCAAGCAAAGTGATATTTCAGATACTTTAGAAGTGATGCTTGGAGGCAAGAGCGAGACGACCTATGTAGATAAAGGGCAAGAGTATGACGTTTATCTGCGCGGCGATGAAAACAGCTTTAATAGCAGTGCTGACCTTAGCCAAATCTACTTACGAACCGCTAAGGGCGATCTGGTGACACTGGATTCGGTGACCAAGGTGAACGAAGTAGCCTCTGCTATACGTCTTTCTCACTACAATAAACAGAAATCGATTACGGTCAAAGCCAACTTAGTTGAAGGCGCGACACTCAGTGACGCACTGGATTACTTAGACCAAAAAGCTATTGAGGTGCTACCAAGCGATATCTCAGTGTACTATTCTGGCGAGTCAAAAGACTTTAAAGAAAACCAATCTTCGATTGTGATGGTGTTTGGCCTAGCATTGCTGGTGGCGTACTTAGTACTCGCAGCGCAGTTTGAGAGCTTCATTAACCCACTGGTGGTTATGTTTACCGTACCTATGGGGATATTTGGCGGTTTCTTAGGCTTAGTGATTATGTCGCAAGGGCTGAATGTGTATAGCCAGATAGGGATGATCATGCTCATTGGTATGGTGACCAAAAACGGCATCTTGATTGTTGAGTTTGCCAACCAATTGCGTGATAGAGGCGTTGAGTTTGAACAAGCCATTATCGATGCAGCGGCAAGGCGTCTACGACCAATCATGATGACTGCGTTTACTACCTTAGCAGGCTCAATACCACTGATCTTCTCAACCGGTGCTGGTTACGAAAGCCGAGTTGCAGTAGGTACAGTGATCTTCTTTGGTATGGCATTTGCAAGTTTGGTCACGCTATTTGTTATCCCTGCTATGTACCGACTACTGTCGTTTAACACCAAAGCGCCAGGGCATGTAGAAGAGTTACTAAACCAAGCTATCGACCAAGATACTAAAGGACGCATTAGCCACTAG
- a CDS encoding porin family protein — translation MNKLRLFSVLSTALLSFSAAAAGNNSFYLGVGDVGFSPDGDSTDTFASPSFIIGGGQSFNEHFSMEGFFRYSESSDDAKTFEINYYELGLSLIATTGELGDTPLEIFGRTSAIATHIKGHDISSGSRVDVGDTTGSVFTVGAGLQWNINADYWLRAEYIYGYATSGVGRYDADYDGLQMSIGLDF, via the coding sequence ATGAACAAGCTTCGCCTCTTTAGCGTACTTTCTACTGCCCTGCTTTCCTTCTCAGCAGCGGCTGCTGGCAACAACTCTTTTTACCTTGGCGTTGGTGATGTTGGTTTCTCCCCGGATGGAGATTCAACAGACACTTTTGCGAGCCCAAGCTTCATTATTGGAGGTGGTCAATCCTTTAACGAACACTTCAGTATGGAAGGGTTTTTCCGTTACTCTGAGTCCTCGGATGATGCTAAAACCTTTGAAATCAACTACTACGAGTTAGGGCTGTCTCTCATCGCAACCACCGGTGAGCTCGGGGATACTCCCCTTGAGATCTTTGGCCGCACCAGTGCCATCGCCACACATATTAAAGGGCACGATATCAGTTCAGGCTCTAGAGTCGATGTCGGTGATACCACAGGCTCGGTATTTACCGTTGGCGCAGGCTTGCAATGGAATATCAATGCCGATTACTGGCTTCGTGCTGAATACATCTATGGTTACGCAACTTCTGGAGTCGGCCGCTATGATGCAGATTATGATGGACTGCAAATGAGCATTGGTTTGGATTTTTAA
- the oppD gene encoding ABC transporter ATP-binding protein: MSNLLDVKDLRVEFSTQDGTVTAVNDLNFSLKAGETLGIVGESGSGKSQTVFAIMGLLAKNGIIKGSAKFEGKEILNLPEKELNKVRAEQIAMIFQDPMTSLNPYMKVSDQLMEVLMLHKNMGKSEAFEESVRMLEAVKIPEARKRITMYPHEFSGGMRQRVMIAMALLCRPKLLIADEPTTALDVTVQAQIMDLLNELKSEFNTSIIMITHDLGVVAGSCDKVLVMYAGRTMEYGTVDEIFYSPSHPYAEGLLRAIPRLDSEGEILPTIPGNPPNLLRLPPGCPYQERCHRVTDRCKSESPILTPFGEGRQRACFSDHEAWTR; the protein is encoded by the coding sequence ATGAGCAATTTATTAGATGTAAAAGACCTGAGAGTAGAGTTTTCTACTCAAGACGGCACAGTAACCGCGGTAAACGATTTAAACTTCTCGCTTAAAGCGGGTGAGACTTTGGGTATCGTGGGTGAGTCAGGCTCTGGTAAATCACAAACCGTGTTTGCGATTATGGGTCTGCTGGCAAAAAATGGCATTATCAAAGGCAGTGCGAAGTTTGAAGGTAAGGAAATCCTAAACCTTCCAGAAAAAGAGCTAAACAAGGTTCGCGCAGAACAAATCGCCATGATCTTCCAAGATCCAATGACCTCACTTAACCCTTACATGAAGGTGAGTGATCAGTTGATGGAAGTGTTGATGCTGCATAAAAACATGGGTAAGTCAGAAGCGTTTGAAGAATCTGTACGCATGTTAGAAGCGGTAAAAATTCCTGAGGCGCGTAAGCGTATTACCATGTATCCGCATGAGTTCTCAGGCGGTATGCGTCAGCGTGTGATGATTGCGATGGCGTTGCTATGTCGTCCAAAACTTTTGATTGCCGATGAACCAACAACGGCATTGGATGTAACCGTTCAGGCGCAGATCATGGATTTGCTGAACGAGCTAAAATCGGAGTTCAATACCTCAATTATCATGATCACGCACGATCTGGGCGTGGTAGCGGGTTCTTGTGACAAAGTATTGGTGATGTACGCGGGCCGAACTATGGAATATGGCACAGTAGATGAAATCTTCTACTCGCCAAGTCATCCATACGCAGAAGGTCTATTAAGAGCGATTCCTCGTTTGGATTCAGAAGGTGAAATTTTGCCAACGATCCCGGGTAACCCGCCAAACTTATTGCGTTTGCCACCAGGTTGTCCTTATCAAGAGCGCTGTCACCGCGTAACTGATCGCTGTAAGAGCGAGTCACCGATCCTCACTCCATTTGGTGAGGGACGTCAACGCGCATGTTTTTCTGATCACGAGGCTTGGACACGATGA